The following proteins are encoded in a genomic region of Thermococcus pacificus:
- a CDS encoding aldolase yields the protein MSRVIKAQLVRYSRLAHERGLTAAFGGNLSIRQGNLVFIKATGAVMDDMRAEQVAVIDMSGRQLSGVRPSSEYRLHLAVYRKRPDVRSIAHLHPPYATIAATLLEKAGELPIITPEAEIYLGRIPVAPFRPAGTEELARVVAEVIAGSDAALMAKHGIVTAGRSLREAFYKAELVEESAKLWYLSRKGSSGK from the coding sequence ATGAGCAGGGTCATCAAAGCCCAGCTCGTGAGGTACTCCCGTCTGGCTCACGAACGCGGCCTAACCGCGGCCTTTGGAGGAAACCTGAGCATTCGGCAGGGCAACCTCGTCTTCATCAAGGCGACGGGGGCTGTAATGGACGACATGAGGGCGGAACAGGTTGCGGTCATAGACATGAGCGGAAGGCAGCTCTCAGGTGTTAGACCTTCCTCGGAGTACAGGCTCCACCTTGCAGTCTACAGGAAAAGACCGGACGTGAGGTCGATAGCCCATCTTCACCCGCCTTATGCAACGATCGCGGCGACCCTGCTCGAGAAAGCGGGGGAACTACCGATAATAACCCCCGAGGCCGAAATCTATCTCGGCAGGATACCCGTCGCACCCTTCAGACCCGCAGGGACTGAGGAGCTTGCCCGGGTGGTTGCCGAGGTCATAGCAGGTTCTGACGCCGCGCTGATGGCGAAGCACGGCATCGTAACCGCTGGCAGGAGTCTGAGGGAGGCGTTTTACAAGGCGGAGCTGGTTGAGGAGAGCGCAAAGCTGTGGTATTTGAGCAGAAAAGGGTCGAGCGGGAAATGA
- a CDS encoding UPF0147 family protein, with amino-acid sequence MSELIGQIVQVLKEQVVQDTVVPRNIRRAAEQAIEVLLDESKEPAVRAADAIAILEEISEDPNMPMHTRTIIWEVLGALEQVK; translated from the coding sequence ATGAGCGAGCTCATCGGACAGATTGTGCAGGTTCTCAAGGAACAGGTCGTTCAGGACACAGTCGTTCCCAGGAACATAAGGCGCGCAGCGGAGCAGGCCATCGAGGTTCTCCTCGATGAGAGCAAGGAGCCGGCGGTTAGAGCCGCCGACGCCATAGCTATACTCGAGGAGATAAGCGAGGACCCGAACATGCCAATGCACACGAGGACGATAATATGGGAGGTCCTCGGTGCCCTCGAGCAGGTTAAGTGA
- the cobO gene encoding cob(I)yrinic acid a,c-diamide adenosyltransferase: protein MSWKEKLGLVHIYTGNGKGKTTAALGLAVRMLGSGGRVIIIQFMKAPDVYGEQKKIRECGAVIESFGLPKFVHGKPEPDDIEAAKRALERAREVVSSGEWDLVILDEICVALGFKMLNVEEVKGLIESKAPHTELVLTGRYCPEELFELADYVTEMKEIKHPYQRGILARRGVEF from the coding sequence ATGTCGTGGAAGGAGAAACTCGGCCTTGTGCACATCTACACCGGCAACGGGAAGGGAAAGACGACCGCCGCTTTGGGGTTAGCGGTGAGGATGCTGGGTTCTGGTGGGAGAGTAATAATCATCCAGTTCATGAAGGCCCCGGACGTCTACGGCGAGCAGAAGAAGATAAGGGAGTGCGGAGCGGTTATAGAGTCCTTCGGTTTGCCCAAGTTCGTGCACGGAAAGCCCGAACCGGACGATATAGAGGCCGCCAAGAGAGCATTGGAGCGCGCCAGGGAGGTTGTTTCGAGCGGTGAGTGGGATTTGGTGATCCTCGACGAAATCTGCGTTGCCCTCGGCTTCAAGATGCTAAACGTCGAGGAAGTGAAGGGGCTCATCGAGAGCAAAGCCCCTCACACCGAGCTAGTCCTCACCGGCCGCTACTGCCCGGAGGAGCTCTTTGAGCTGGCAGACTACGTAACGGAGATGAAAGAAATAAAGCACCCATACCAGAGGGGAATCCTGGCGAGACGGGGGGTGGAGTTCTAA
- a CDS encoding PDDEXK family nuclease — MSDYFLLSLSNRENLELCVKYNLAGFTNSINGLWTFFDIEVGDYISFLYGARVRNLYRVVKKVAYKNAEKLPPWSPITFRSKRTYYFPFRLFLKLEREFNEPMVRQEFSYVAENLLLRGGYRKTHFQADTITLYNVSEMGTPFTGESEHLELNAETFEPKIVFKRENQVIPEKSYFKELILQSLVRKKIKETVLGDALEFFGVDNSPSEFEVLGEKALPEGYVDIFIKPRHPSPKNKYLLAEVKTGKAQKKDVEQLRKYVKEFGDEAVGGILIAKDFSKSAFEDDKILPVRYHFEGLDTSLEYSYEELLKMLKLEVAI, encoded by the coding sequence GTGTCAGATTACTTCCTACTATCGCTCTCAAACCGGGAGAACCTCGAGCTGTGTGTAAAGTACAACCTCGCAGGTTTTACGAACAGTATAAACGGGCTCTGGACGTTTTTTGACATAGAAGTTGGGGATTACATCTCATTTTTATATGGGGCCAGAGTGAGAAATCTGTATCGAGTTGTCAAGAAGGTTGCTTACAAGAATGCTGAGAAACTTCCCCCGTGGTCACCAATAACATTTAGATCAAAACGAACGTACTACTTCCCATTCAGACTGTTCCTGAAGCTAGAGCGAGAGTTTAACGAACCAATGGTTAGACAGGAATTCTCATACGTCGCAGAGAACCTGCTTTTGAGAGGAGGTTACAGGAAAACTCATTTCCAAGCAGATACAATCACGCTTTACAATGTTTCGGAGATGGGTACCCCATTTACTGGGGAGTCTGAGCACCTAGAGCTAAACGCAGAGACGTTCGAGCCAAAAATTGTGTTTAAACGGGAAAACCAAGTAATCCCCGAGAAGTCCTATTTCAAGGAGCTTATCCTTCAGTCATTGGTGAGAAAGAAGATCAAAGAAACCGTCCTTGGAGACGCTTTGGAGTTTTTTGGAGTGGACAATTCTCCCAGCGAATTTGAAGTACTCGGCGAAAAAGCTCTTCCAGAGGGTTACGTGGACATATTCATTAAGCCAAGGCACCCCTCCCCGAAAAACAAATACTTACTTGCAGAGGTCAAAACAGGAAAAGCCCAGAAAAAAGACGTTGAGCAGCTGAGAAAATACGTAAAAGAATTTGGGGACGAAGCTGTGGGGGGAATATTGATAGCCAAAGACTTTTCAAAATCTGCTTTCGAGGATGACAAGATACTTCCCGTCAGATATCACTTTGAAGGTTTAGACACCTCCTTAGAGTACAGCTATGAAGAACTGTTGAAGATGCTAAAACTGGAGGTGGCAATATGA
- a CDS encoding DUF302 domain-containing protein has translation MIEAKLVFEGTFEEAEAKVKEVLPQTGFGIVWEQDFTAVVKNKLGIDMPKYKTLGLCNAKVFYDLWQRNKGIGMVAPCHLLLYEEDGKVHAKMAVPEEFWDEEVMAEPFNKVLEALKGVGFN, from the coding sequence GTGATTGAGGCAAAGCTTGTGTTTGAGGGCACCTTCGAGGAGGCCGAAGCAAAAGTTAAGGAAGTCCTTCCACAGACGGGTTTTGGAATCGTCTGGGAGCAGGACTTCACGGCTGTCGTGAAGAACAAGCTCGGCATTGACATGCCAAAGTACAAGACGCTTGGCCTCTGCAATGCGAAGGTCTTCTACGACCTCTGGCAGAGGAACAAGGGCATCGGCATGGTCGCCCCCTGTCACCTCCTCCTGTACGAGGAAGATGGTAAAGTTCACGCGAAGATGGCCGTTCCTGAGGAGTTCTGGGATGAAGAAGTCATGGCCGAGCCCTTTAACAAGGTCCTTGAAGCCCTCAAGGGCGTCGGCTTCAACTGA
- the taw3 gene encoding tRNA(Phe) 7-((3-amino-3-carboxypropyl)-4-demethylwyosine(37)-N(4))-methyltransferase Taw3 has product MKAKREALTSLFTAMREGKVDEDIIELLLLINSIKGVYTTSSCSGRIGIIEEPALGAKPLSRWLIKVHRPIEFEEALDALRNAREGLIFLKSQPPIFHIVAEDMENAKKLHEIGLASGFKYTTFKVISNRYLVEINATEYLTTPLGKDGKVLVDEAYLRFAIEVGNSMLKRSKGRLTRLEENFRKLREELGEDELFYELVRDFEIEKNWRIP; this is encoded by the coding sequence ATGAAAGCCAAGCGCGAGGCTCTCACGAGTCTCTTCACGGCGATGAGAGAAGGAAAGGTAGACGAGGACATAATAGAACTGCTCCTGCTCATCAACTCAATCAAGGGTGTATACACGACATCCTCCTGCTCTGGCAGGATTGGGATCATCGAGGAGCCGGCCCTTGGGGCCAAGCCGCTCTCCAGGTGGCTGATAAAGGTCCACCGGCCCATCGAATTTGAAGAAGCTCTGGACGCCCTCAGGAACGCGAGGGAGGGCCTCATATTCCTCAAGAGCCAGCCGCCGATTTTTCACATCGTAGCCGAGGACATGGAAAATGCCAAAAAGCTCCACGAGATTGGATTGGCCAGCGGCTTCAAGTATACGACCTTCAAAGTTATCTCTAACCGCTACCTCGTGGAAATAAACGCCACCGAGTACTTGACGACACCCCTCGGGAAGGACGGGAAGGTCTTAGTGGACGAGGCTTACCTCCGCTTTGCCATCGAGGTCGGCAACTCCATGCTGAAACGCTCGAAAGGCAGGCTTACCAGGCTTGAGGAAAACTTCAGAAAGCTGAGGGAAGAGCTTGGCGAGGACGAGCTGTTCTACGAACTTGTTAGGGATTTTGAAATAGAAAAGAACTGGAGAATTCCTTAG
- a CDS encoding lipoate--protein ligase family protein: MRFIPLIVARPEVQMAIDEAIMRARIEGKVPDTVRLYAFSPSSVTIGRFQSVVHDVNLDEAKRLGIPVVRRITGGGSVFHDEFGEITYSVIAGEDLHPALKNVESSYRYLAGPLVDALNELGLDAGFSGLNDIVANGKKISGSAQTRRKGVILQHGTFMYSTRVDILGKVLRVSKAKLADKGVSSIWERVTTLEREGIKLNRWEAYELLKQSFFNAFPLEEGELTDYELELAEKLVEEKYGNPEWNEMR; the protein is encoded by the coding sequence ATGCGCTTCATCCCTCTCATTGTAGCCAGGCCGGAGGTTCAGATGGCCATCGACGAGGCTATAATGCGTGCCAGGATCGAGGGGAAGGTTCCCGACACGGTGAGGCTCTACGCCTTCAGTCCAAGCTCCGTAACGATAGGCCGCTTCCAGAGCGTCGTCCACGACGTCAACCTTGACGAAGCTAAGAGGCTCGGAATCCCCGTTGTCAGGCGCATCACAGGCGGCGGCTCGGTCTTCCACGACGAGTTCGGCGAGATAACCTACTCGGTTATAGCGGGCGAGGATCTCCACCCTGCCCTGAAGAACGTCGAGAGCAGCTATCGCTATCTGGCCGGCCCTCTGGTTGATGCACTGAATGAGCTGGGGCTCGACGCGGGCTTTTCCGGTCTGAACGACATCGTAGCGAACGGAAAGAAGATTAGCGGCTCGGCGCAGACGAGGAGGAAGGGCGTAATTTTACAGCACGGAACCTTCATGTACTCCACGAGAGTCGATATCCTCGGAAAAGTCCTGCGCGTTTCCAAGGCCAAGCTGGCGGACAAGGGTGTTTCCTCGATATGGGAGCGCGTTACAACGCTGGAGCGCGAGGGGATAAAGCTCAACCGCTGGGAGGCCTACGAGTTGCTCAAGCAAAGCTTCTTCAATGCTTTTCCGTTGGAGGAAGGAGAGCTCACTGACTACGAGCTTGAGCTGGCGGAGAAGCTTGTAGAAGAAAAATACGGGAACCCGGAGTGGAACGAGATGCGCTAA
- a CDS encoding signal peptidase I — MDEGWKKDLTWALIAVIVVFIFQFGLKVALHTDSPLVIVVSGSMEPVFYRGDVVLLKGINEDNIDDVHVNDVIVYKRPGYEYPIIHRVREISLVKLGNKTEKCFLTWGDNNWAPDPDYPTPYGMVPCVPAYAVEDKALLVFPKIGLIPLEIREWLGLG; from the coding sequence ATGGATGAAGGGTGGAAGAAAGACCTGACGTGGGCTCTCATAGCGGTCATAGTGGTGTTCATTTTCCAGTTCGGCCTCAAGGTGGCCCTCCACACCGATTCTCCCCTCGTCATAGTCGTAAGCGGCTCGATGGAGCCCGTTTTCTACCGCGGCGATGTGGTGCTGCTGAAGGGGATAAACGAGGACAACATAGACGACGTCCACGTTAACGACGTCATCGTCTACAAGCGCCCCGGCTACGAATATCCCATCATCCATAGGGTAAGGGAAATAAGCCTGGTCAAGCTCGGGAACAAGACCGAGAAGTGCTTCCTCACCTGGGGCGACAACAACTGGGCCCCCGACCCTGATTATCCCACCCCATACGGCATGGTTCCATGCGTTCCGGCCTACGCCGTCGAGGACAAGGCTTTGCTCGTCTTCCCGAAGATAGGGCTCATCCCGCTGGAGATAAGGGAGTGGCTCGGGCTGGGATGA
- a CDS encoding DUF531 family protein, protein MLAIGLYNTYDPKRLHEAHLRAIARAAPIAYAYGFHLALVGFPLEGKPMEVAEEISSHTTIGEGGKYLVELAQNNRFHLLEFPRKGFPPQFGTIVATTRKPSGEKEITPVELAERALGGESFLLLIGLGRHGLPKEIFKTACHHMDITGKRVSLETCTAIGAIPARISTLMEALKWMKGGRKT, encoded by the coding sequence ATGCTGGCGATAGGTTTGTACAACACATATGACCCCAAACGGCTCCACGAGGCCCACCTGAGGGCGATAGCGAGGGCGGCCCCAATAGCCTACGCCTACGGCTTCCATCTGGCCCTCGTGGGTTTTCCCCTTGAGGGAAAGCCCATGGAAGTAGCGGAGGAGATAAGCTCCCACACTACCATAGGCGAGGGCGGGAAGTACCTGGTGGAGCTGGCTCAGAATAACCGCTTCCACCTGCTGGAGTTCCCAAGGAAGGGCTTTCCTCCCCAATTTGGTACCATTGTGGCGACCACCAGAAAGCCGAGCGGGGAGAAGGAGATCACTCCGGTGGAGCTCGCGGAGAGGGCCCTTGGGGGAGAGAGCTTTCTCCTCCTGATAGGCCTCGGGCGGCACGGCCTCCCGAAGGAAATCTTTAAGACCGCCTGCCATCATATGGACATAACCGGAAAAAGGGTGAGCCTTGAGACCTGCACCGCCATCGGTGCGATCCCGGCGAGAATAAGCACCCTCATGGAGGCACTGAAATGGATGAAGGGTGGAAGAAAGACCTGA
- a CDS encoding dipeptidase has product MIFDAHSDLPTFVYDERKRGKTTVLERNFERFFSGWVSSRVMAIWTRPERRGDATIYGLEVLNTLLKDVEESERFELVKSVGEMREAIEEGRVALWLSLEGGEPIEESLDLLEVFYRLGLRVLTLTWSLRNAIADGIFERTNGGLTNFGVEVVGKAEELGIVIDLSHINEAGFWDTLDVTAFPVIASHSNAKKLCDNPRNLTDDQILAIAERSGVIGAVAIPSFVDREMPTLEKYVEHIAYMVDLAGYKHVGLGFDFVYYLPGWSGRSVEGFEDESRIPALLERLRENFSEKEVEAITFRNFERIFERVVG; this is encoded by the coding sequence ATGATATTCGACGCACACTCCGATTTGCCGACCTTCGTTTACGACGAGAGGAAAAGGGGAAAGACCACCGTCCTCGAGCGAAACTTCGAGCGCTTCTTCAGCGGCTGGGTCTCGTCGAGGGTCATGGCGATATGGACGAGGCCCGAGCGGAGGGGCGACGCGACGATCTACGGCCTGGAGGTTCTCAATACCCTCCTTAAGGATGTGGAGGAAAGCGAGCGCTTCGAGCTGGTGAAGAGCGTCGGTGAGATGAGGGAGGCCATAGAAGAGGGACGGGTAGCGCTGTGGCTCTCCCTTGAGGGAGGTGAACCGATAGAAGAGAGCCTCGACCTGCTGGAGGTTTTCTACAGGCTTGGATTGAGGGTTCTCACGCTCACGTGGAGCCTCAGAAACGCCATTGCTGACGGCATCTTCGAGAGAACCAACGGCGGACTAACCAACTTCGGCGTTGAGGTCGTCGGGAAGGCCGAGGAGCTGGGGATAGTCATCGACCTGAGCCACATAAACGAGGCCGGCTTCTGGGACACCCTCGACGTGACTGCGTTTCCGGTCATAGCGTCGCACTCCAACGCCAAGAAGCTCTGCGACAACCCGAGGAACCTAACCGACGATCAGATACTGGCAATAGCAGAGCGCAGTGGGGTTATCGGCGCGGTCGCGATACCGAGCTTCGTCGACAGGGAGATGCCGACGCTTGAGAAATACGTCGAGCACATCGCGTACATGGTGGACTTAGCGGGGTATAAACACGTCGGCCTTGGCTTCGACTTCGTCTACTACCTCCCTGGCTGGAGCGGAAGGAGCGTCGAGGGCTTCGAGGACGAGTCGAGGATTCCAGCGCTACTCGAGAGGCTGAGGGAGAACTTCAGCGAGAAAGAGGTCGAGGCGATAACCTTCAGGAACTTCGAGAGGATTTTCGAGAGGGTGGTGGGTTAG
- a CDS encoding class I SAM-dependent methyltransferase, whose protein sequence is MDELYFLTSKDARRLLFSGDKVRLNLDLRKTNRTSEITRDGDEFVFPDGTRVEKSVIERIAKDNDTVYFVKNGGVYKAAIAGESGFYKLVPTIPPTIEINGIRMHRTKEVNPLQDTRNKVNAVKPREGETVLDTCMGLGYTAIEASKRGAYVITVEKDPNVLELARINPWSRELFTGGKVQVIQGDSFEVVKRFKPESFDVVIHDPPRFSLAGQLYSEEFYRELFRVLKPGGRLFHYVGNPGKKYRKKDLQKGVMERLRKAGFVGVKRVEEALGVVARKPEREGG, encoded by the coding sequence ATGGACGAACTCTACTTTCTCACTTCCAAGGATGCGAGAAGGCTCCTTTTTTCCGGGGATAAGGTGAGGCTCAACCTCGACCTCCGAAAGACGAACAGGACGTCTGAGATAACCAGAGATGGGGATGAGTTCGTCTTTCCAGATGGAACGAGGGTCGAGAAGAGTGTAATCGAGAGAATTGCAAAGGACAATGATACGGTCTACTTCGTCAAAAACGGTGGAGTTTACAAGGCGGCGATAGCTGGCGAGAGTGGATTTTACAAGCTCGTCCCAACGATTCCTCCGACCATAGAGATAAACGGCATCCGCATGCACCGCACGAAGGAGGTAAACCCCCTTCAGGACACGAGGAACAAGGTAAACGCGGTGAAGCCAAGGGAGGGTGAGACAGTCTTGGATACATGCATGGGACTCGGCTACACCGCCATAGAAGCCTCCAAACGGGGTGCCTACGTGATAACCGTTGAGAAGGACCCGAACGTCCTAGAGCTGGCGAGAATAAACCCCTGGAGCAGGGAGCTTTTCACCGGCGGGAAAGTTCAGGTTATACAAGGCGATTCCTTCGAGGTCGTCAAAAGGTTCAAGCCTGAGAGCTTTGACGTCGTAATCCACGACCCGCCGCGCTTCTCGTTAGCAGGCCAACTTTACAGTGAGGAGTTCTACCGCGAGCTTTTCAGGGTTTTAAAGCCCGGGGGGAGGCTCTTCCACTACGTCGGCAACCCTGGAAAGAAGTACAGGAAGAAAGACCTCCAGAAAGGCGTTATGGAAAGGTTAAGGAAGGCCGGCTTCGTTGGTGTTAAGCGCGTTGAGGAAGCCCTTGGAGTTGTCGCCAGAAAACCGGAAAGGGAAGGGGGTTAA
- a CDS encoding alpha/beta hydrolase family protein, with translation MSNIEWNEKTFSKFAYLGDPRIRSGFVAYTLTKANLDEDKYESTVVVENLETGAKRFVENASMPRISPDGKKLAFMRPNEEKKASEIWVADLQTLSAKKVLTAKNVRSVQWNDDSRRLLVVGFKRRDDEDFVFDDDVPVWFDSMGFFDGEKTTFWILDTESEEIIESFEKPRFSSGLWHGDSIVVNVPHREGSKPALFKFWDIYLWKDGEEEKLFERVSFEAVDSDGKSLLLRGKREKRFMSEHDWLYLWDGEPKPVYEGPLNTGQAKLDNGRVYFTLANAGRVNLHVWDGEVKPITVGDHWVMGFDVHEGKVVALIETATRLRELYIYDGELKQLTDYNGPIFKRLKTFEPRHFRFKSLDLEIDGWYLKPELNEDEKAPVIVFVHGGPKGMYGHYFKYEMQLMASKGYYVVFVNPRGSNGYDEDFALRVLERTGLEDFQDIMNGIEEFFKLEPQADRERVGITGISYGGFMTNWALTQSDLFKAGISENGISYWLTSHAFSDIGLWYDVEVIGPNPLENENYRKLSPLFYAGNVKAPILLIHSLEDYRCPLDQSLMFYHVLKDLGKEAYIAIFRRGAHGHSIRGKPKHRSKRYKLFFEFFERKLKKYEEGFDVEKILKGSPGPAP, from the coding sequence ATGAGCAACATCGAATGGAATGAGAAGACCTTTTCTAAGTTCGCCTACCTCGGCGACCCGAGGATAAGGAGCGGCTTTGTCGCCTACACCCTCACCAAGGCCAACCTTGACGAAGACAAGTACGAGAGCACGGTCGTTGTTGAGAACCTCGAAACCGGGGCTAAGCGCTTCGTCGAGAACGCCTCGATGCCCAGAATTTCTCCGGACGGCAAAAAACTCGCCTTCATGAGGCCCAACGAGGAGAAAAAGGCGAGTGAGATATGGGTTGCAGACCTTCAGACCCTCAGCGCCAAGAAAGTCCTCACAGCCAAAAACGTCCGCTCCGTCCAGTGGAACGACGACTCGCGCCGTTTGCTCGTTGTAGGCTTCAAGAGGCGCGATGATGAGGACTTCGTCTTTGATGATGACGTTCCAGTATGGTTCGACAGCATGGGCTTCTTTGACGGTGAGAAAACTACCTTCTGGATTCTGGACACGGAGAGCGAGGAGATTATAGAGAGCTTTGAAAAACCCCGCTTCAGTTCCGGCCTCTGGCACGGCGATTCCATAGTAGTCAACGTTCCACACCGCGAGGGTTCAAAGCCGGCCCTCTTTAAGTTCTGGGACATCTACCTGTGGAAGGACGGCGAAGAGGAGAAGCTCTTCGAGCGCGTTTCCTTCGAGGCCGTTGATTCCGATGGAAAGAGTCTGCTCCTGCGCGGAAAGAGGGAGAAGAGATTCATGAGCGAGCACGACTGGCTCTACCTCTGGGACGGGGAGCCTAAGCCTGTATATGAAGGCCCGCTCAACACCGGACAGGCCAAACTCGACAACGGGAGGGTCTACTTCACACTTGCAAACGCCGGAAGGGTTAACCTCCACGTCTGGGACGGCGAGGTTAAACCTATAACAGTTGGGGACCACTGGGTGATGGGCTTCGATGTTCACGAGGGAAAGGTCGTTGCCCTAATCGAGACCGCGACGAGGCTGAGAGAGCTTTACATCTACGACGGCGAGCTTAAGCAGCTCACCGACTACAACGGGCCGATATTCAAAAGGCTCAAGACCTTCGAGCCAAGGCACTTCCGCTTCAAGAGTCTTGATCTTGAGATAGACGGCTGGTATCTAAAGCCCGAGCTGAATGAGGACGAGAAGGCGCCGGTGATAGTCTTCGTCCACGGCGGGCCTAAGGGAATGTACGGTCACTACTTCAAGTACGAGATGCAGTTGATGGCGAGCAAAGGCTACTACGTCGTCTTCGTGAACCCGCGCGGCAGCAACGGCTATGACGAGGATTTTGCCCTCAGGGTTCTTGAGAGAACAGGTTTAGAAGACTTCCAGGACATCATGAACGGCATTGAGGAGTTCTTCAAGCTCGAGCCGCAGGCCGACCGCGAGAGGGTTGGAATAACCGGCATAAGCTACGGCGGCTTCATGACCAACTGGGCCTTAACGCAGAGCGACCTCTTCAAGGCAGGAATAAGCGAGAACGGAATAAGCTACTGGCTCACCAGTCATGCGTTCTCGGACATAGGCCTCTGGTACGATGTGGAAGTGATAGGCCCGAACCCGCTGGAGAACGAGAACTACAGAAAGCTAAGCCCGCTCTTCTACGCGGGGAACGTGAAGGCTCCGATCCTGCTCATCCACTCGCTGGAGGACTACCGCTGCCCGCTCGACCAGAGCCTGATGTTCTACCACGTTTTGAAAGACCTCGGTAAAGAAGCCTACATCGCGATATTCAGGCGCGGTGCTCATGGTCACAGCATCCGCGGCAAGCCGAAGCACCGCTCAAAGCGCTACAAGCTTTTCTTTGAGTTCTTCGAGCGGAAGCTGAAGAAGTACGAGGAAGGCTTCGACGTCGAGAAGATACTCAAGGGAAGCCCAGGTCCAGCTCCCTGA
- a CDS encoding serine/threonine protein kinase, with product MFDHLISKAQLERFYAHLSSRGFAEIRPYAKGTTSLIFRAKLDEKNVIIKLQRPDSPRQNFAREAEIVKAIESFGITPPLVAYGKFEGLEYLIREFAEGEIIFYADLEKRHLFEIAEKTALLDRLGLDHGQIQGGKHIIIGKRVYLIDFEKANWRKPKNLTSAMAMIFLNDNYISRRVREKFGIDGTFLEEMKQELAEYKRTGRLSGLLALLSCI from the coding sequence ATGTTCGACCACTTAATAAGCAAAGCCCAATTGGAGCGGTTTTACGCCCACCTGAGCTCACGCGGATTCGCTGAAATCCGGCCCTACGCCAAGGGAACAACCAGCCTAATCTTCAGGGCAAAGTTAGATGAAAAAAACGTCATAATAAAGCTCCAGAGGCCCGATTCTCCAAGGCAGAACTTTGCCCGGGAGGCAGAGATAGTAAAGGCAATCGAGTCCTTTGGGATAACGCCTCCCTTGGTCGCCTACGGGAAATTCGAGGGCCTCGAGTACCTCATTAGGGAGTTCGCAGAGGGGGAGATAATATTCTACGCCGACCTTGAGAAGCGCCATCTCTTTGAGATAGCCGAGAAGACTGCTTTGCTCGACAGGCTGGGCCTCGACCACGGTCAGATACAGGGTGGGAAGCACATAATCATCGGGAAGCGCGTTTATCTCATCGACTTTGAGAAGGCCAACTGGAGGAAACCGAAGAACCTAACCTCGGCAATGGCCATGATCTTCCTGAACGACAACTACATCTCCAGGCGTGTCAGGGAGAAGTTCGGAATCGACGGCACTTTTTTGGAGGAGATGAAACAGGAGCTCGCGGAATATAAGAGGACGGGAAGGCTTTCAGGCCTTTTGGCCCTTCTTTCTTGCATTTAG
- a CDS encoding Lrp/AsnC family transcriptional regulator: MVTAFILMVTAAGKEREVMEKLLAMPEVKEAYVVYGEYDLVVKVETDTLKDLDQFITEKIRKMSEIQMTSTMIAI, from the coding sequence ATGGTGACGGCTTTTATTTTGATGGTTACGGCCGCTGGAAAGGAAAGGGAAGTCATGGAGAAGCTTCTGGCCATGCCGGAGGTTAAGGAGGCCTACGTGGTCTATGGAGAGTACGACCTTGTAGTTAAGGTTGAGACCGACACGCTCAAGGACCTTGACCAGTTCATCACGGAGAAGATAAGGAAGATGTCCGAGATACAGATGACCTCGACGATGATAGCCATCTGA